From a single Mycolicibacterium moriokaense genomic region:
- a CDS encoding thiolase family protein: MSTPVIVGAARTAIGRSFKGTLVNTPPETLITTVLPEVVRRSGVDPADIDDIIFAESHYGGGDLARYAADAAGLHHVPGQSVNRHCAGSLTAIGNAAAQIGSGMERVLIAGGVQSLSMTPLTNWRIPGPELKFEERWMPPTHVETPDAPSKDMSITVGWNTAQAVGITREEMDEWAARSHQRAVAAQDAGKFLDEIIPMKIQQFDGSVVDFSVDEHPRRDTTVEKLAGLKVLHPEIEGFSITAGNSSGTNDAAAGVALVERAYAEANNLSVMGTVKAWAAAGVPARDCGLGAVKVIGKVLDRAGLKPSDVALWEINEAFASVPIAACREYGLDEELVNFSGSGCSLGHPIAASGARMVTTLLYELQRRGGGIGVAAMCAGGGQGGAVVVEV, translated from the coding sequence ATGTCAACACCCGTCATTGTCGGTGCAGCCAGGACGGCGATCGGCCGTTCCTTCAAGGGCACCTTGGTCAACACCCCGCCCGAAACACTGATCACCACTGTGCTTCCCGAGGTGGTCCGCCGGTCGGGTGTGGACCCCGCCGACATCGACGACATCATCTTCGCCGAATCACATTACGGCGGCGGCGATCTCGCGCGTTACGCCGCTGACGCCGCGGGGCTGCACCACGTTCCGGGGCAGTCGGTGAACAGACACTGCGCCGGCAGCCTGACCGCGATCGGCAACGCGGCCGCGCAGATCGGCTCGGGTATGGAGCGGGTCCTGATCGCGGGCGGCGTCCAATCGCTGTCGATGACGCCACTGACGAACTGGCGGATTCCCGGCCCTGAGCTGAAGTTCGAGGAGCGGTGGATGCCGCCCACGCACGTCGAGACCCCCGACGCGCCCTCCAAGGACATGTCGATCACGGTCGGCTGGAACACCGCGCAGGCGGTCGGCATCACCCGCGAGGAGATGGACGAGTGGGCGGCGCGGTCGCACCAGCGGGCCGTCGCCGCACAGGACGCAGGCAAGTTCCTCGACGAGATCATCCCGATGAAGATCCAGCAGTTCGACGGATCGGTCGTGGACTTCAGCGTCGATGAGCATCCGCGCCGCGACACCACCGTCGAGAAGCTGGCCGGACTGAAGGTCCTGCACCCCGAGATCGAGGGCTTCTCGATCACCGCGGGCAACAGCAGCGGCACCAACGACGCCGCGGCGGGCGTCGCGCTCGTCGAGCGGGCCTACGCCGAGGCCAACAACCTGTCAGTGATGGGCACGGTGAAGGCCTGGGCGGCAGCGGGTGTCCCGGCTCGCGACTGCGGTCTGGGCGCGGTGAAGGTGATCGGCAAGGTGCTCGACCGTGCCGGCCTGAAGCCGTCGGATGTCGCGCTGTGGGAGATCAACGAGGCGTTCGCGTCGGTGCCGATCGCGGCCTGCCGCGAGTACGGCCTGGACGAGGAGTTGGTCAACTTCTCCGGAAGCGGCTGCAGCCTCGGCCATCCCATCGCCGCGTCGGGCGCCCGTATGGTGACGACGCTGCTCTACGAGCTGCAGCGGCGCGGTGGCGGTATCGGCGTCGCCGCGATGTGCGCCGGCGGCGGCCAGGGCGGCGCGGTCGTCGTCGAGGTTTAA
- a CDS encoding enoyl-CoA hydratase/isomerase family protein — translation MTTTDDRVLYDIDRDKRIATITLNNPSQRNSYDAAMRETVGRYLDQVAEDDDLTVVLLRGAEGVFSTGADMNNAYGWYGDKDAPEAKRRPSQRRRLTVDRKSFSFYHNFMGFPKVTVGEISGYALGGGFEMALMTDISVIGRNTKIGMPATRFLGPALGSLHMFFHRLGPVLARRLLLTGDIIEAGDVEHLGVFTDTCDPGSVTARARYWAEKAAKMPADGVVIAKEAFRLVEQSQAYQGEEVASYLFHAYGTNLQFAPGEFNFVKTRAQHGTKEAFRLRDEHFFVPEPE, via the coding sequence ATGACCACCACCGATGACCGGGTGCTTTACGACATCGATCGTGACAAGCGCATCGCCACGATCACGCTGAACAACCCGAGCCAGCGCAACTCCTACGACGCGGCGATGCGCGAAACCGTCGGCCGCTACCTCGACCAGGTGGCCGAGGACGACGATCTCACCGTGGTACTGCTGCGCGGTGCCGAGGGCGTGTTCAGCACCGGTGCCGATATGAACAACGCGTACGGCTGGTACGGCGACAAGGATGCGCCCGAGGCCAAACGGCGGCCCAGTCAGCGTCGTCGCCTGACCGTCGACCGCAAGTCGTTCAGCTTCTACCACAATTTCATGGGCTTCCCGAAGGTCACGGTCGGCGAGATCAGCGGCTATGCGCTCGGTGGTGGCTTCGAGATGGCGTTGATGACCGACATATCCGTGATCGGCCGCAATACGAAGATCGGCATGCCCGCGACCCGGTTCCTCGGCCCCGCGCTGGGCAGTCTGCACATGTTCTTCCACCGGCTCGGTCCCGTGCTGGCGCGACGGCTGCTGCTGACCGGCGACATCATCGAAGCCGGGGACGTCGAACACCTCGGCGTGTTCACCGACACCTGCGACCCGGGATCGGTCACCGCGCGGGCGCGGTACTGGGCGGAGAAGGCCGCGAAGATGCCCGCCGACGGCGTCGTCATCGCCAAGGAGGCGTTCCGGCTCGTCGAGCAGAGCCAGGCGTATCAGGGCGAGGAAGTGGCCAGCTACCTGTTTCACGCGTACGGGACGAACCTGCAGTTCGCCCCGGGTGAATTCAACTTCGTCAAGACCCGCGCCCAGCACGGCACCAAGGAGGCGTTCCGGCTGCGTGACGAACACTTCTTCGTGCCCGAGCCGGAGTGA